The following nucleotide sequence is from Streptomyces pactum.
CCCCGGCGTCGCGACCCCGAGCGCTGGCCCTCGGTGGCGGTGGTGGTGCCCGCCCGTGACGAGGCCGAGGTGCTGCCGCGGAGCCTGCCGTCGCTGCTCACCCAGGACTACCCGGGGCGGGCCGAGATCTTCCTGGTGGACGACGGGAGTGCCGACGGCACCGGGGCGCTGGCCCGCCGGCTCGCCACCGAGCTGGGCGGGCTGCGGCTCACCGTCACCTCGCCCGGGGAGCCCGGGCGAGGCTGGACGGGGAAGCTCTGGGCGGTACGGCACGGGATGGCGCTGGCCCGGGAGCGGACCGGCGCCGACTACCTGCTGCTGACCGACGCCGACATCGCCCACGAGCCGGACAGCCTGCGGGAGCTGGTGCGGGCGGCCACCACCCACGACCTGGACCTGGTCTCACAGATGGCGCGGCTGCGGGTGGCCACCTTCTGGGAGCGGCTGATCGTTCCGGCGTTCGTGTACTTCTTCGCGCAGCTCTACCCGTTCCGGTGGGTCAACGCCGGCCACCGTGCCGCCGCCGCGGGCGGCTGTGCGCTGCTGCGGGTGGCGGCGGCCGAGCGGGCGGGCGTCCCCGGCTCCATCCGTCAGGCGGTGATCGACGACGTGGCCCTGGCCCGGGCGGTGCGGCGGAGCGGGGGCCGGATCTGGCTGGGTCTGGCGGAGCGGGTGGACAGCGTGCGCCCGTACCCGCGGCTGGGGCAGCTGTGGCGGATGGTGTCGCGCAGCGCCTACGCCCAGTTGCGCCACCAGCCGCTGCTGCTGGTGCTCACGGTCGCCGGACTCGCCGTGGTCTACCTGGTGCCGCCGGTGGCCACCGTCGCGGGGCTGGTGACCGGGGAGGGGGCCCTGCCGGCCGTCGGCGGGGCCGCCTGGCTGATCATGGCCGGCAGCTATCTGCCGATGCTCCGCCACTACCGGCAGTCCTGGTGGTGGGCCCCGCTGCTGCCGGTCACCGCCGCGCTGTACCTGCTGATGACCGTGGACTCGGCCGTCCAGCACGGCCGCGGGCGGGGGGCGTGGAAGGGCCGGACGTACGGCCGCCCGGCGCCCGAGCGGTAGCGGCCGGCCCGCCCCCGCCGCCCGGACCCGCCGGTTCCGGGCAGCTCCGGCCGGCTCGGCCGGCTCCGGTCACGGCCCCGACCCGGGGCCGGCGGCACGCGGCGCGGGCCCTGGGGGCACGCGGCGCGGCGGCGCTGCCGCCCGCCCGCCCCCGGGCCGTGCCGGGGTGCGGGGCGGCGGGCCGGGCGCCCGGGAGTTACGTGCGGCTACTTGCGGCCCGGGGTCCAGTTCATGCCCCAGCCGTAGGCGTGGTCCAGCGTGCGCTGCGGGCTGACACCCCGGTCCGGCACCAGGTAGCGGGCCTCCCGCTGCACCACCAGGTCGCCGCCCTGGTTGGTGATGAGCGCGAGGGCGGCGACCCGGGACGGCACGGTGCACTCGTCCAGCGAGAAGTCGATCGGGGCACCGGCCTGCGGGGTGAGGGTCACGGTGGCGTTGAGGTTGGCGAACGAGCGGGCGCCCTCGTAGATCATGACGAAGACCAGGATGCGCCGGAACTCGGACCGGTGGTCGAGGTTGATGGTCAGGTTCTCGCCGGACGCCCGGGCTCCCGTGCGGTCGTCGGCGTCCAGCTGGATGAACGGCGGCTGGTGGAGCGCGCCGAAGGCGTTGCCGAGCGCCTGCACCACGCCCTTGGTGCCGTCGGTCAGTTCGAAGAACGCGCCGAGGTCCAGGTCGAGGTCGCCGTGGAGCGCCATGGCCCGGCCGAGCTTCGCGCCCCAGCCCTGGAACTGCTTGCGCACCTCCCAGTTGAGGTTGACCCGCATGGTCCCGGAGGTGCCGCCCTGCTTCGTGAGCGAGACGGTCGGCGACTCCTTGGTCAGCGTGACCTTGGTCAGCCGTACCGGGGCTCCCGGTGCCGGCGCCGCCGGCCAGGGCCGCGGCCGGCGCGGGCGCGGGCGCGGCGGCCTGCGGCGGGAGGCGGTACCGGCGCGGCCGGCCCGGTGGGCGGCGGGGCGGCGCCACGGGCGGGGCGGCGGGCGCGGCCTGCGGCAGGGCGGGCGCGGCGGCCTGCGGTTCGTCGACGCTGATCCCGAAGTCGGTGGCGAGTCCGGCGAGTCCGCTGCCGTAGCCCTGGCCGACGGCGCGGAACTTCCACGCCCCCTGGCGCCGGTACAGCTCGCCGAGGAGGAACGCGGTCTCCACGGTGGCGTCCTCGCTGTCGAAGCGGGCGATCTCGGTGCCGTCGGCCGCGTCCACCACCCGGATGTGCAGTCCGGGGACCTGGCCGAAGGTGCCGGCGTCGGCCGAGGCGGCCAGGACCACGGTCTCCACCTCCGGCTCCACCCGGCCGAGCTCCACCACCAGGGTGTCGGTCACCGTGCCGCCGGCCGTGCGCTTGCCCTCGTGGCGGACCGCACCGGAGGGGTGGGTGGCCTGGTTGTAGAAGACGAAGTCGGCGTCCGAACGCACCTTCCCGGACGTCAGGAGCAGTGCCGAGGCGTCCACGTCGGGCACCTGGGGCCCGGCCTGCCACCCGAGTTCCACCCGCACCGCCGAAGCCGGAACCTGAACATTGGCGCCCTTGCGCATCGCCATGCCTTCCCCCTGCCTTTCTCTTCCGTCTGTCCTGCGCTCATATCCCGCCGGTCCATCGATTTCCGGCCGGATGCAGATCATCTCCCGGGGAGTTCCCGGCCCGGCACGGCGGCACCCGTACGGGGTGCCGGCACCCCGCCGGGAAGGTGCTCTTTACACGGTCTCAACGTACCCTGGCGACCGATTTTCCCGGGTTCGCTCGGATAACGGGTCGGTGGCCGCCGTGGGCCGGGGAAACAACCCGCCTACCGGACTCCCCAACCGGCACATCGTGGGCTTAACTTATGGACTATGACCTCCCCCCGCAGTACCTACGGCGGCGGCTACTACTCCTCGCCGTCCTTCACGGACACTCCCATCTACGACAGCCTCGTCGCCGAGCGGGGGACACCGCAGATCGCGCCCATCCGGGTGCCCTCGCCCTACGACAGCAGCGGCCACTTTCCGCCCGCGCTGCCCTCGGCGCTGCCGGCCCTGCCCGCCGCGCCGTCGCCGCAGCACACCCCGCCGCACGGCTACCCGGCCCAGGGTGCGCCGCAGCCGGGGCTCCAGCACGCGCCGGCGCCGTACATCCCGCAGCAGACCGCGGGTCCGCGCGGCTACCCGGGCCCGCAGGCCCCGGTGCACCCGCAGCAGCAGCGTCCGGCCCCGGCCGGTCCCAACCCGACCGGCTACGAGGCGATGCGGCCGGCGATGCCCCGGCCCGCCGCGCCCCGGCCGGCCGCCCCGCGTCCCGCGCCGGCGCCCTACGAGGACCCGTACGGGCGCCCGCAGTACCCGAACCAGGGGTACTGAGCCCGCGGCCGTCGCTGCGGGTCGGTCATGCGTCAGCCGGGCCCGGGCCGTCTCCGTCACGGAGGCGGCCCGGGCCCGCTTTTCCTTTCCGCGCCCGCCCCGCTTTCCTTGCCGCGGCCCGGTTTCCCCTTCCCGCGGCCCGTTCTTTCCCTTCCCCGGCCCGGATTCCCCTGCCACGCCCCGGCCACCGCTCCCCACCGTCGCGGCTGCCCGTCCCCGACCCGGCCACCGCTCCCCGCACGCCGCGGGTGCGCCCCGTCGCACGGGCACGGCCGGTCACGGTCCGGCCGCCCGGTCAGGTCAGGCCGCCCGGCGACGCGCCCTCCGGCCGGGCGGGTGCCGCCCGGCCGCCCGCTCAGCGCAGTCCGCCGGAGTGCGGCCCGTACATGTCCAGCAGCCGGGTGCGCGCGCTCTGCAGCCGCTCCCCCATCGCCTGGGCGCAGGCGAGGACGAGCTCGTAGCCGATCGCGGTGTCCTCCTGGCAGAGCCGGCGCACCACCGCGGCGTCGAACTCATGGGCGCGCACCGGGCTGAGCGCCTCCGCGCCCAGGTGCCACCCGCCGGGGGGAAAGAGCCAGGACCAGCCGACCAGCTCCCCCGGCCCCAGGGTCTCGATCACCGCGGAGCGTCTGCCGGGGACCCGCATGTCGAGGGTGACCGAACCGGTGCGCACCACCCAGAAGCGGTCCGCCCGGCCGCCTTCCTCGAAAAGGCGGGTGCCGGCGTCGAAGGACACGTCGTGGGCGAGCGACAGCAGGCGTTCCCGGTGCTCTGCGGTCAGCCCGTGGAGGAGTCCGCTCATGTATCAACTGTGCCGCGTCCGGTCCCGCCGCGCCCATCGGCGGCGGCTGTGGCATGGTCGAAACCCGGGGCCGGGCCGGCATGCGCCGCCGCGGGGCGGGCAGGCGGCCCGTACACATCGCCCCGGGCCGCTCCCGGGTCACCGTGGTGCGGGCGGTGCCCGCGCCGCCGGGTGGAGGGCACACCCATGGACGTGCGGGAGGCACACGCATGGAGACGGGATCCACTCCCCTCACCGACAGCGCCGTGGAGGACCTGGACGCCCACTGGCGGGCGCTGAACTACCTCGCCGCCGGGCAGCTCTACCTGCGGGACAACGTGCTGCTCACCGAGCACCTGCGGCCGGAGCACATCAAACCCCGGCTGCTCGGACACTGGGGCACCTGTCCGGGCCTGAACCTGGTCTACACGCACCTGAACCGGGTGATCGGCGAGCGGGACCAGGACATGGTCTGCGTCTGGGGGCCCGGGCACGGCGGGCCCGCGGTGCTCGCCGGGGCGTGGCTGGACGGCAGCTACGGGGACCTGGTGCCCGACCTCGGCCGGGATCTGGCCGGGATGACCCGGCTCTTCCGGCAGTTCTCCAGCCCCGGCGGGGTGCCCAGCCACGCCGCGCCGCAGGTGCCCGGCTCCTTCCACGAGGGCGGCGAACTGGGGTACTCACTCGCGCACGCCTACGGCGCGGTGCTGGACAACCCGGGGCTGGTGGCCGCCTGCGTGATCGGCGACGGGGAGGCGGAGACCGGCCCGCTCGCGGCGTCCTGGCACGCCAACAAGTTCCTGGACCCGGTGCACGACGGGGCGGTCCTGCCGATCCTCCACCTCAACGGTTACAAGATCGCCAATCCGACGGTGGCGGCGCGGCTGCCGGAGGCGGAGCTGGACGCCCTGCTGCGCGGTTTCGGGCACGAGCCGCTGTACGTCACCGCCACCCTGGACAGCGACCCGGCCGCGGTGCACCGGGAGCTGGCCGCCGCGTTCGACCTGGCGATGGACCGGATCGCCGGGTTCCAGCGGGCCGCCCGGGAGGACGGTGACACCCGGCGGCCGCACTGGCCGGTACTGGTGCTCCGCACGCCCAAGGGGTGGACCGGCCCGGTCGAGGTGGACGGGCTGCCGGTGGCGGGCACCTGGCGCTCCCACCAGGTGCCGCTGGCCGGGGTGCGGGAGAACCCCGAGCACCTGGCGGAGCTGGACCGGTGGCTTCGCTCGTACCTGCCGCAGGAGCTGTTCGACGAGCAGGGCCGCCCCCGCCCGCCGGTGCTGGCCTGCGTGCCCGAGGGGGACCGCCGGCTGGGGGCCGGTCCGCACGCCAACGGCGGCCGGCTGCTGCGCGAGCTGCCGCTGCCGGAGCTGTCCCGGTTCGCGGTGCCGGTGGAGCGGCCCGGCGGGGGGCGGCACGAGCCGACCCGGGTGCTCGGCGGGCTGCTGCGTCAACTGATGGACGACACCGCCGAACGCCGCGACTTCCGGCTGGTGGGGCCCGACGAGACGGCGTCCAACCGGCTGCAGGAGGTCTACGCGGCGACCGACAAGGCGTGGCAGGACGGGGTCCTGGAGACCGACGAGCACCTGGGGCGGCACGGCCGGGTGATGGAGGTGCTCTCCGAGCACCTGTGCCAGGGGTGGCTGGAGGGCTATGTGCTCACCGGCCGGCACGGGCTGTTCTCCTGCTACGAGGCGTTCGCGCACATCGTCGCCAGCATGGCCGCCCAGCACGTGAAGTGGCTCGGCACCGCCCGCTCGGTCCCCTGGCGCGCCCCGGTGGCGGGCCTGAACTACCTGCTCACCTCGCACGTCTGGCGGCAGGACCACAACGGCTTCTCGCACCAGGACCCCGGCTTCGTGGACCACGTCCTGAACAAGAGCCCGGACGTGGTGCGGGTGTACCTGCCGCCGGACGCCAACACCCTGCTGTGCGTCGCCGACCACGTGCTGCGCACCCGGAACGTGGTGAACGTGGTGGTGGCGGGCAAGCAGCCCTGTTTCGACTGGCTGGGGCTGGAGGACGCCCGGAACCACTGCGCGCGGGGCGCCGGGATCTGGCCGTGGGCGGGCACCGAGCGGCCCGGCACCGGCCCGGACGTGGTGCTCGCCTGCGCCGGTGACGTCCCCACCGAGGAGGTGCTGGCCGCGGCCTCGCTGCTCCGGGAGCACCTGCCCGACCTGGCGGTGCGGGTGGTGAACGTGGTGGACATGACCCGGCTGATGTCCCGCGAGGAGCACCCGCACGGGATGACGGAGCGGGAGTTCGACGCGCTGTTCACCCGGGACCGGCCGGTGATCTTCGCCTACCACGGCTATCCGTGGCTGATCCACCGGCTCACCTACCGGCGGGCGGTGCACCAGCAGCTCCATGTGCGCGGCTACAAGGAGATGGGCACCACCACGACCCCGTTCGACATGGTGGTCAGCAACGACCTCGACCGGTACCGGCTGGTGATGGACGTCATCGACCGGGTGCCCGGGCTGGCGGACCGCGCCGCCGGTCTGCGGCAGCAGATGGCGGACGTGCGGCACCGGCACCACCGCTGGATCCGGGAGCACGGCACGGACCTGCCGGAGGTCACCGGGTGGGCCTGGCCGGGCTGATCCGGGGCGCCGCCGGCCGCCCGCCCCGGCAGCCGGGTGGCCGCCGGCCTCCCGGACGGAAGCACACGGGCCGGCGCGACGGGCCGGCCGGGCGCGGACCGGGGCGCCGCCGGCCGGTCCGCCACCGGCATCGCGCCGTGGCGGCGGGCCGCCGTTCCGGTCAAGCCGTTCGGACAGGTGTGCTCTTCCGGCCGGGAGGAAACGCGCACGGATCATCCCGGAACGCTCACGACACGACAGTAGAGGGACATTCCCGGTAATCCACCGTTCCGCGGCCCCGCACCCCGTACCCTCTGCACCTTGAAATCGACGGACGCGGAAACGGCTCTCTTGAAAACCACGGACACCACGGACACGACGGACACCACGGACACGAAGGGCCCGGCGGCCGGCCACGAAGGGAACGAGGTCCTGTGCGACGCTTCCCCCCTCCGGATGTCTTCCCCGGCCGGTGCGGGCGGTGGGCGGTGCCCCCGCCGTACCGGGTGAGGGCGCCGGTGCCGCCGTACGCCGTCCGCCCTCCCGCCGAGCACCTGGCCAAGCGGCTGCTCAAGCGGCGCTTCGACGCCCGGCAGCTGCCCGAGCTGCGGGTGCTGGTGGAGAAGTGCGCGGCCCGGGCGGGGCTCCGGGAGAGCCGCCGCGGTGACTTCGTCCTCGCCGTGGACGAGATCGCCACCAACGCGGTGGAGCACGCCGGAGGCGCCGGCGTGCTGCTGCTGCGGCGCGTCGGCGACGAGCTGGAGTGCCGGATCACCGACTCGGGCCCGGGCTTCAGCCCGTCGCTGATCCCCCGGGTGCTGCCCGGCCTGGACGGGGCCACCAGCGGGCGGGGGCTGTGGCTGACCCAGCTGGTGACGGACCGGTTCGCGGTCGCCCGCGGGGAGCCGGGCGCGGTGGTCACCCTCGCCATGCGCCTGCCGTGATCCGGGCGCGCCACGGGAGGCGGCGGCCGGTGACCTTGGTCCCCGCGCGGGGGACGGCCCCGGCGCGGGCGGCTACTTCGCCGTGCTGCCCAGGTAGAACAGCAGCCAGAGGAAGCCGGCGAAGACGTGCCCGGCCACCACGTAGATGAAGACGCGCACCGCCACGGCGCGCTCCTTGTACTCCTCGGTCCCCGCGCCGCCGTTCACGGACCCGGGGCGCGGCCCGCGGGCCCGGCTGTCGGTCATCCCCCGAGTGTACGGCCGCACCCCGCGGCGCCCCCGGCGCGGGCCGCCGGCGGCACCCGGGACCGGGCCGGGACCCGCCGGACGAAGAGCGGCTGTCCCCCCAACTGCCGCCCGCCCGCGCACGCTACGGTGGGCCTTCACACACACGCGTACAGTCG
It contains:
- a CDS encoding cyclic nucleotide-binding domain-containing protein codes for the protein MSGLLHGLTAEHRERLLSLAHDVSFDAGTRLFEEGGRADRFWVVRTGSVTLDMRVPGRRSAVIETLGPGELVGWSWLFPPGGWHLGAEALSPVRAHEFDAAVVRRLCQEDTAIGYELVLACAQAMGERLQSARTRLLDMYGPHSGGLR
- a CDS encoding glycosyltransferase, giving the protein MSAWLWIALAALAAWLWLLLGQGFFWRTDITLPRRRDPERWPSVAVVVPARDEAEVLPRSLPSLLTQDYPGRAEIFLVDDGSADGTGALARRLATELGGLRLTVTSPGEPGRGWTGKLWAVRHGMALARERTGADYLLLTDADIAHEPDSLRELVRAATTHDLDLVSQMARLRVATFWERLIVPAFVYFFAQLYPFRWVNAGHRAAAAGGCALLRVAAAERAGVPGSIRQAVIDDVALARAVRRSGGRIWLGLAERVDSVRPYPRLGQLWRMVSRSAYAQLRHQPLLLVLTVAGLAVVYLVPPVATVAGLVTGEGALPAVGGAAWLIMAGSYLPMLRHYRQSWWWAPLLPVTAALYLLMTVDSAVQHGRGRGAWKGRTYGRPAPER
- a CDS encoding phosphoketolase family protein — its product is METGSTPLTDSAVEDLDAHWRALNYLAAGQLYLRDNVLLTEHLRPEHIKPRLLGHWGTCPGLNLVYTHLNRVIGERDQDMVCVWGPGHGGPAVLAGAWLDGSYGDLVPDLGRDLAGMTRLFRQFSSPGGVPSHAAPQVPGSFHEGGELGYSLAHAYGAVLDNPGLVAACVIGDGEAETGPLAASWHANKFLDPVHDGAVLPILHLNGYKIANPTVAARLPEAELDALLRGFGHEPLYVTATLDSDPAAVHRELAAAFDLAMDRIAGFQRAAREDGDTRRPHWPVLVLRTPKGWTGPVEVDGLPVAGTWRSHQVPLAGVRENPEHLAELDRWLRSYLPQELFDEQGRPRPPVLACVPEGDRRLGAGPHANGGRLLRELPLPELSRFAVPVERPGGGRHEPTRVLGGLLRQLMDDTAERRDFRLVGPDETASNRLQEVYAATDKAWQDGVLETDEHLGRHGRVMEVLSEHLCQGWLEGYVLTGRHGLFSCYEAFAHIVASMAAQHVKWLGTARSVPWRAPVAGLNYLLTSHVWRQDHNGFSHQDPGFVDHVLNKSPDVVRVYLPPDANTLLCVADHVLRTRNVVNVVVAGKQPCFDWLGLEDARNHCARGAGIWPWAGTERPGTGPDVVLACAGDVPTEEVLAAASLLREHLPDLAVRVVNVVDMTRLMSREEHPHGMTEREFDALFTRDRPVIFAYHGYPWLIHRLTYRRAVHQQLHVRGYKEMGTTTTPFDMVVSNDLDRYRLVMDVIDRVPGLADRAAGLRQQMADVRHRHHRWIREHGTDLPEVTGWAWPG
- a CDS encoding DUF6126 family protein, with the translated sequence MTDSRARGPRPGSVNGGAGTEEYKERAVAVRVFIYVVAGHVFAGFLWLLFYLGSTAK
- a CDS encoding ATP-binding protein, with translation MPPYAVRPPAEHLAKRLLKRRFDARQLPELRVLVEKCAARAGLRESRRGDFVLAVDEIATNAVEHAGGAGVLLLRRVGDELECRITDSGPGFSPSLIPRVLPGLDGATSGRGLWLTQLVTDRFAVARGEPGAVVTLAMRLP
- a CDS encoding DUF6643 family protein — translated: MTSPRSTYGGGYYSSPSFTDTPIYDSLVAERGTPQIAPIRVPSPYDSSGHFPPALPSALPALPAAPSPQHTPPHGYPAQGAPQPGLQHAPAPYIPQQTAGPRGYPGPQAPVHPQQQRPAPAGPNPTGYEAMRPAMPRPAAPRPAAPRPAPAPYEDPYGRPQYPNQGY